One window of Neptuniibacter halophilus genomic DNA carries:
- a CDS encoding DUF5610 domain-containing protein: MQVLLSSHTAYSQMRQDTLVSGGFADGKESGGNSASATDQMLSKLAENIPGMSLSEMKGLNADDYSPEKVASRIAGFVAQGLEQARSRGASDAELNRMYQDALSGVEKGFKEATEILDGLGALTPELNSTLEQTQDLTFEALAGLEPANQTAPARQTSIAAAERFSRAESFSMDVMTREGDKVSIRFSARASETASLGAYSDENGSAIAFGMERSASSNYSFSVKGDLNEEELDALTELMQDLSLIADDFYGGDIQDAFEQATELEMDKSQLMNLNVTMSQSMSYSAVAAYEQVQQMEQPLGNNGRHLGQLMNNFDRFASSPALGFLQNSTDFGADLLDNLIHQDIRYKDADEESQTRLDDNFGVLRDLMTRFDQDEADD, from the coding sequence GTGCAAGTATTATTGAGCAGCCATACAGCCTATTCCCAGATGCGCCAGGATACGCTGGTGAGCGGTGGGTTTGCTGACGGCAAGGAAAGCGGCGGTAATTCTGCATCAGCGACCGACCAGATGCTCTCCAAACTGGCTGAAAATATTCCGGGCATGAGCCTTTCAGAAATGAAGGGCCTGAATGCTGATGACTATTCACCGGAAAAAGTAGCCTCCCGGATTGCCGGTTTTGTCGCTCAGGGCCTTGAACAGGCCCGCTCCCGCGGTGCATCTGATGCAGAACTTAACCGCATGTACCAGGACGCCCTGAGTGGCGTAGAAAAAGGCTTTAAAGAAGCCACTGAAATTCTGGACGGGCTGGGAGCCCTGACCCCGGAGCTGAACTCCACTCTGGAACAAACTCAGGATCTGACCTTTGAAGCGCTGGCTGGCCTGGAGCCTGCTAATCAAACAGCGCCCGCCCGTCAGACCTCCATTGCCGCTGCAGAACGCTTCTCCCGTGCTGAATCCTTCTCCATGGATGTCATGACCCGGGAAGGTGACAAAGTGTCTATTCGCTTCTCTGCCCGGGCCAGTGAAACTGCCTCGCTGGGCGCCTATTCCGATGAAAATGGCAGCGCCATCGCTTTCGGTATGGAGCGCAGCGCAAGCAGCAACTACAGCTTCAGCGTCAAAGGTGATCTCAACGAAGAGGAGCTGGATGCACTGACAGAACTGATGCAGGATCTGAGCCTGATCGCCGACGATTTTTACGGCGGTGATATACAGGACGCTTTTGAGCAGGCAACGGAACTTGAGATGGACAAATCTCAGTTAATGAACTTGAATGTAACTATGTCCCAGTCGATGAGTTACTCGGCCGTTGCGGCATATGAACAGGTCCAGCAGATGGAGCAGCCATTGGGTAACAATGGCCGGCATCTGGGTCAGTTGATGAACAACTTTGACCGGTTTGCCAGCAGCCCAGCCCTTGGCTTCCTGCAGAACAGCACCGACTTTGGTGCCGACCTGCTGGATAATCTGATCCACCAGGATATTCGCTACAAGGACGCAGATGAAGAATCCCAGACCAGACTGGATGATAACTTCGGTGTATTACGCGACCTTATGACCCGGTTTGATCAGGACGAAGCAGACGATTAA
- a CDS encoding monovalent cation:proton antiporter family protein: MSQGFFEQFLIILCCAVIATTLFRRIGLPPLLAYLGVGALLGPYSFALVEDSDSIALLSELGVVFLLFMLGLEFSASRMIAMRRTVFGLGSLQVIITACCLIGIGFLFDLPLITTIVIAGALSLSSTAIVSRELIRRDELGSTHGQLSVGILIFQDLAAVFFLIIVPTMGNSSEFPADSTQLALLLLEGSTLLIVLLLVGHILMPILFHESARSGSSDVFVLTSLAATLLAAWLTHTAGLSMALGGFIAGMMLGESHYRYQLEADIRPFRDVLLGLFFVSVGMQLDLQALLLNGHWVLIFTVGLILLKTLIITLLGSLMHKDPASSLRAGLSLSQGGEFGFALLALALSSDLISSEINAIIVSTIISSMIITPILMNHTEQLSRLLHRKPAISPKTNTLSNTPQTTAPLSGHVIICGFGRVGQVIARFLNRSGIAYIIVDSDPLRVSEAATAGEHICFGDARRDDLLDTLSAADARMVVLSFPDPDISLTALQNIRRRYPELPVLVRTRDDRQLEELQQAGASMVIPETLEASLIICSQALTLLDVEPEKIRQQLDQIRAEHYQLLHGYYHGQTSEKFDSSGNMKEILHPVSLGPHSYAQGRSLQAVALRRYQVRVVMIRRDSRSEQNPGPKVRLQSGDILVLQGPADQVETVEALLQDGP, from the coding sequence ATGTCACAGGGTTTCTTTGAGCAGTTTCTGATTATCCTCTGCTGTGCTGTGATCGCCACCACCCTGTTTCGCCGCATTGGCCTTCCGCCTTTGCTCGCCTATCTCGGCGTAGGCGCCCTGCTCGGTCCATACAGCTTCGCGCTGGTTGAAGACAGCGACAGTATCGCTCTGCTCAGTGAGCTTGGGGTTGTGTTCCTGCTGTTTATGCTCGGGCTTGAGTTTTCTGCCTCGCGCATGATCGCCATGCGTCGCACGGTATTCGGGCTGGGCAGTCTGCAGGTGATCATCACTGCCTGCTGTCTGATCGGAATCGGCTTTCTTTTCGATCTGCCTTTAATCACGACCATCGTCATTGCCGGCGCGCTCTCGCTCTCCTCCACGGCGATCGTCAGCCGCGAGCTGATCCGGCGTGATGAACTGGGCAGTACCCACGGCCAGCTTTCCGTCGGCATCCTGATCTTTCAGGATCTGGCGGCGGTGTTCTTTCTGATCATCGTACCGACCATGGGGAACAGCAGTGAATTTCCGGCTGACAGCACCCAGCTAGCCCTGCTGCTGCTCGAAGGTTCAACCCTGCTTATTGTGCTGTTGCTGGTCGGGCATATCCTGATGCCCATACTGTTTCACGAGTCAGCCAGAAGTGGCTCCAGCGATGTGTTTGTGCTGACATCTCTGGCAGCCACACTGCTTGCGGCCTGGCTGACCCACACCGCCGGATTATCGATGGCACTGGGCGGGTTTATTGCTGGCATGATGCTGGGTGAGAGCCACTACCGGTATCAGTTGGAAGCGGATATACGTCCGTTCCGCGATGTTCTGCTGGGGCTTTTTTTCGTCTCCGTAGGGATGCAACTCGACCTGCAGGCGCTGCTGCTCAACGGACACTGGGTGCTGATCTTTACAGTGGGCCTGATTTTGCTGAAAACCCTGATCATCACGCTACTGGGCAGTTTAATGCATAAAGACCCGGCCAGCTCACTACGTGCTGGCCTGAGCCTGAGTCAGGGGGGCGAATTTGGTTTTGCCCTGCTGGCGCTGGCGCTGAGCAGTGATCTGATCAGCTCTGAAATCAATGCAATCATCGTCTCCACTATTATCAGCAGTATGATCATTACACCGATCCTGATGAATCATACCGAGCAACTCAGCCGCCTGCTGCACCGTAAACCGGCCATCAGTCCGAAAACGAATACCCTTTCCAATACACCCCAGACCACTGCGCCGCTCAGCGGGCATGTGATCATCTGTGGTTTCGGCCGGGTCGGACAGGTGATCGCCCGGTTCCTGAATCGATCAGGAATTGCCTATATCATTGTTGACAGTGATCCGCTCAGAGTGTCGGAAGCCGCAACCGCGGGCGAACATATCTGTTTTGGTGATGCCCGTCGCGATGACCTGCTCGACACCCTGAGCGCAGCCGATGCACGGATGGTTGTCCTCAGCTTTCCCGACCCGGATATTTCACTGACTGCGCTGCAGAATATCCGCCGTCGCTATCCGGAACTGCCGGTACTGGTCAGAACCCGCGATGACCGGCAACTGGAGGAACTTCAGCAGGCGGGCGCGAGTATGGTGATTCCGGAAACGCTCGAAGCCAGCCTGATCATCTGCTCTCAGGCGTTAACGCTGCTCGATGTCGAACCGGAAAAGATCCGGCAGCAGCTCGATCAGATACGAGCTGAGCATTACCAGTTACTGCATGGTTATTATCATGGCCAGACATCTGAAAAGTTTGACAGCAGCGGCAATATGAAAGAAATTCTCCATCCAGTCAGCCTTGGCCCGCACAGTTACGCTCAGGGCCGAAGCCTGCAGGCTGTGGCACTCAGGCGCTATCAGGTCAGAGTTGTCATGATTCGCCGTGATTCCCGCTCCGAACAAAATCCCGGGCCGAAAGTGCGCCTGCAAAGTGGTGATATTCTGGTGCTTCAGGGGCCTGCGGATCAGGTCGAAACGGTTGAAGCGCTGCTTCAGGACGGCCCCTGA
- a CDS encoding DUF2058 domain-containing protein, which yields MSGSLKDQLLNIGLVDKKKAKQADTEKRKQKKQANKARKSGQSVVDERAVKQQALEQQRQEKQARDRELNKQRDEERRNREIEAQCRQMITQQQLTLPADAEVAYNFVYEKKVKTLYVTDKLQAQLIRGQVAIAVLEDKFYLIPDKFAEKIEQRLPEYVIRVQPEEEPDEDDPYADYKIPDDLMW from the coding sequence ATGTCAGGTTCACTGAAAGACCAGCTACTCAACATCGGCCTGGTCGACAAGAAGAAGGCCAAACAGGCAGATACAGAAAAACGAAAACAGAAAAAGCAGGCGAATAAGGCCCGTAAATCCGGTCAGTCCGTCGTTGATGAGCGCGCAGTCAAGCAGCAGGCGCTGGAGCAGCAGCGTCAGGAAAAACAGGCCAGGGACCGTGAACTGAATAAGCAGCGTGACGAAGAGCGTCGTAATCGCGAAATCGAAGCACAGTGCCGCCAGATGATCACTCAGCAGCAATTGACATTACCCGCCGATGCCGAGGTCGCCTACAATTTTGTTTATGAGAAGAAGGTGAAAACCCTCTATGTCACCGATAAGCTTCAGGCCCAGTTGATACGGGGTCAGGTGGCCATTGCCGTGCTCGAGGACAAGTTCTATCTGATACCGGATAAATTTGCCGAAAAGATCGAGCAGCGGCTTCCGGAGTATGTGATCCGGGTACAACCGGAAGAAGAACCGGATGAGGATGATCCATACGCGGATTATAAGATTCCGGACGACCTGATGTGGTAA
- a CDS encoding serine/threonine protein kinase, with protein sequence MSEQQLSHPFERLTPSFLMDAVETQGFWCDGRTFPLNSYENRVYQVGIEEQEPLIAKFYRPQRWSREQILEEHQFSMELAEQELPVVTPLSNSAGETLFDYEGFMFALFPRRGGHAPELDNMDNLFILGRLLGRMHRVGSSRPFEHRPALTSQSFGHDSFALLSEQFIPKALKPAYDSVAKDLLQAVDEILHSCRDLPMIRVHGDCHSGNMLWRDDAPHFVDFDDARMAPAMQDIWMLLSGNRHDQTCQLAEIVDGYNEFHDFPVRELRLIEVLRSLRIMHYSAWLARRWDDPAFPHSFSWFNTERYWGEHVLELREQMALLDEPVLNLI encoded by the coding sequence ATGTCTGAACAGCAGCTCAGCCACCCGTTTGAACGCCTGACCCCGTCTTTTCTGATGGATGCGGTTGAGACACAGGGTTTTTGGTGCGATGGCAGGACGTTTCCCCTCAACAGCTACGAGAACCGGGTCTATCAGGTCGGAATCGAAGAGCAGGAGCCGCTGATCGCCAAGTTCTACCGGCCACAACGCTGGAGCCGGGAGCAGATACTGGAGGAGCACCAGTTCAGTATGGAACTGGCGGAACAGGAGTTGCCGGTGGTGACACCGCTGAGTAATTCTGCAGGCGAGACCCTGTTTGACTATGAAGGGTTTATGTTTGCACTGTTTCCGCGTCGCGGGGGGCATGCCCCTGAACTGGATAATATGGATAACCTGTTTATCCTCGGTCGTTTGCTGGGACGGATGCACAGGGTGGGCAGCAGTCGGCCTTTCGAGCATCGGCCCGCGCTGACCAGTCAGAGCTTCGGCCATGATAGTTTTGCCCTGCTCAGTGAGCAGTTTATACCCAAAGCGCTGAAACCCGCATATGATTCGGTAGCAAAGGATCTGCTGCAGGCGGTGGACGAGATTCTCCACAGTTGTCGTGACCTGCCGATGATCCGGGTTCACGGCGATTGCCATTCCGGGAATATGTTATGGCGGGATGATGCCCCTCATTTTGTCGACTTTGATGACGCCAGAATGGCGCCTGCGATGCAGGATATCTGGATGTTGCTCTCCGGGAACCGCCATGATCAGACCTGTCAGTTGGCGGAGATTGTCGATGGCTACAATGAATTTCACGATTTCCCGGTACGCGAACTTCGCCTGATTGAGGTACTGCGCAGTCTGCGGATTATGCACTACAGTGCCTGGCTGGCACGGCGCTGGGATGACCCGGCTTTTCCGCACAGTTTCAGTTGGTTTAATACCGAACGCTACTGGGGTGAGCATGTACTGGAGTTGCGCGAGCAGATGGCACTGCTGGATGAGCCCGTTCTCAACCTGATCTAG
- a CDS encoding DNA topoisomerase III has translation MILYIAEKPSVARAVADVLPKPHKKGDGFITLANGDVVTWCIGHLLEQAEPEAYDPEYKKWRREHLPIIPLEWKQQIKPKTRKQFNTVKKLIKQADQLVNMGDPDRVGQILVDEVLNYAGISKAKRDAARRCLVNDMNPAAIRKALNDLRPNTDFIPLATSALARARADWLYGINMTRLCTLSGQRSGYNGVLSIGRVQTPVLGLVVHRDQEIEHFVAKPFYEVFVTLVSASGESFSAKWKPSEACEPYMDENGRVLSRKLAEMVQQKVQGRQGCVKAVSKDKKQQKAPLPYNLSALQIDASKRFNLNAQKTLDICQQLYERHKLITYPRSDCRYLPAGHFDERAQVVTAIADTCPDLKAAAAGADLSIRGKVWNDKQVGAHHAIIPTSRRMDLSRLSKDEQHIYELVARQYLIQFYPAFEYLVHQIDCEVEGGLFIARQKQVLNPGWKALFPASQQTDQEGFSATPLPQLTQGDTVDCREARLDEKQTSPPKHFTDATLLAAMTGIARFVVDKDIKKVLRETDGLGTEATRAGIIELLFKRQFLSRKGKEIRATEIGRSLINTLPERMVVPDMTAHWESQLEAISEKKLRYQEFMLPLSEGLNQLIAELDTADFQQLNGLGKRPAPRRGKRRSPGTRKRRVTDQQAAN, from the coding sequence ATGATTTTGTATATCGCCGAAAAGCCCAGTGTCGCCAGAGCCGTCGCGGATGTGCTGCCCAAGCCACATAAAAAGGGCGATGGTTTTATCACTCTGGCTAACGGCGATGTGGTGACCTGGTGTATCGGGCACCTGCTGGAACAGGCAGAACCCGAAGCTTATGATCCCGAATACAAAAAATGGCGCCGGGAGCACCTGCCGATTATTCCGCTTGAGTGGAAGCAACAGATCAAGCCGAAAACCCGGAAACAGTTCAATACCGTCAAGAAGCTGATTAAACAGGCCGATCAACTGGTGAATATGGGCGACCCCGACCGGGTCGGTCAGATTCTGGTCGACGAAGTGCTTAACTACGCCGGAATCAGCAAAGCAAAACGGGACGCAGCCCGGCGTTGTCTGGTGAATGATATGAACCCGGCCGCGATTCGCAAAGCCCTGAATGACCTGCGTCCGAATACGGATTTTATCCCGCTTGCCACGTCTGCACTGGCAAGGGCGCGGGCAGACTGGCTCTATGGCATCAACATGACCCGGCTCTGTACTCTCTCCGGGCAGCGTTCAGGGTACAACGGGGTGCTGTCGATTGGCCGGGTACAGACCCCGGTGCTGGGTCTGGTAGTGCACCGTGATCAGGAGATCGAACATTTCGTTGCCAAACCTTTTTATGAGGTTTTTGTCACGCTGGTGTCCGCCTCGGGAGAATCGTTCAGTGCCAAATGGAAGCCGAGTGAGGCCTGTGAGCCTTACATGGATGAAAATGGCAGGGTGTTGTCCCGAAAGCTGGCCGAGATGGTTCAGCAGAAAGTGCAGGGCAGGCAGGGGTGTGTGAAGGCAGTCAGTAAAGATAAAAAACAACAGAAAGCGCCACTGCCCTATAACCTGTCGGCGCTGCAGATCGATGCTTCCAAACGCTTTAACCTGAATGCGCAGAAGACACTCGATATCTGTCAGCAGCTCTATGAGCGCCATAAACTGATCACTTATCCGCGTTCGGATTGCCGCTATCTGCCCGCGGGCCATTTCGATGAGCGGGCGCAGGTGGTTACAGCTATTGCAGATACCTGCCCGGATCTGAAAGCGGCAGCAGCCGGTGCTGATCTGAGTATCCGTGGGAAAGTATGGAACGATAAACAGGTCGGTGCGCATCATGCCATTATACCAACCTCTCGGCGTATGGATCTCAGTCGCCTGTCTAAGGATGAGCAGCACATCTATGAGCTGGTGGCCCGGCAATACCTGATACAGTTCTATCCAGCATTTGAGTATCTGGTGCATCAGATAGACTGTGAGGTGGAAGGGGGGCTGTTTATCGCCAGACAGAAGCAGGTGCTCAATCCGGGCTGGAAAGCATTGTTTCCTGCCAGTCAGCAAACCGATCAGGAGGGTTTCTCTGCCACGCCGCTACCGCAACTGACACAGGGAGACACCGTTGATTGTCGGGAGGCGCGACTGGATGAAAAGCAAACCAGCCCGCCAAAACATTTCACCGATGCAACGTTGTTGGCGGCGATGACCGGTATCGCCCGGTTTGTGGTCGATAAAGATATTAAAAAAGTCCTGCGCGAAACCGATGGTCTGGGCACTGAAGCCACCCGTGCCGGAATCATTGAACTGTTGTTTAAACGCCAGTTTCTCAGCCGCAAAGGTAAAGAGATTCGCGCCACTGAGATCGGCCGCTCGCTGATTAATACCTTGCCTGAGCGCATGGTCGTGCCCGATATGACCGCCCACTGGGAATCGCAACTGGAAGCGATCAGCGAGAAGAAACTACGTTATCAGGAGTTTATGCTGCCCCTCTCTGAAGGGCTGAACCAATTGATTGCAGAGCTGGATACCGCCGACTTTCAGCAACTTAACGGGTTAGGTAAAAGGCCTGCACCGCGTCGGGGAAAACGCCGTTCGCCGGGCACCAGAAAGCGCCGGGTTACGGATCAACAGGCTGCCAATTAA
- a CDS encoding bifunctional diguanylate cyclase/phosphodiesterase, which produces MIGLESIPLLVLLYLLTSGMLLYATMHALTLGLLGVQRGVMISLAAMALVISVYQAACAYIISSAEINQVVAGLKIQTTAIYLAFPSFVLFVGLYSRQSRVTIWFALVLLVSTLLCYLTLNEPYSLRYTEITGLRPVTTAWGETIYSVEGAHSRTGQVVHLLGLGMMIWAGYRCYCIWQQQRIATAILFAIYLLFQLLSIWVGWQIDKGDIQGGYVAGFSFMVLIGLMSLSLALDRRKVTESILRKKNQLREEISHRIKIEKFQDRLIQIIDQAPTCIQLLDLSGRVVKANQTSHRFWGRDLSQDMSINLFALLGLQNVDFDEYFSELQPGQQREICVRKFEPEVEVLGLALPQTSWILFQAFPLRDKEGLIGEVVITNQDITALRAAENAIKQISQGVSSSYDNQFFNNLVVTLAELFGARYAFIGLHPELEQRYEVMTHSVCVDGEISDNFSYSLKGTPCAEVAGQSTCVYECGVQGLFPDDHLLQEMGVESYIGSPVTDSQGRAIGILVVLDTKPLRHSSQGQEIMEIFAARAGAELQRLNAEAEIRKMAYEDYLTQLPNRALMHERLSASLRQSLLNNQNAAMVLLDLDHFKAINDSLGHDVGDEVIRSIGHRLRHRLDEEIFLARMGGDEFVLIDSRPTGNIQQQVESLAKQLCKLMAQPIQVGDRLLNVSFSMGIVIYPQQLPTDTPNELDLLRYAEIALYKAKSGGRNQFVIFEPVLQQHVEKRAKIERGLRLALSENHLQLYYQPQVNSEGELIGAEALLRWTDPESGPVSPAVFIPVAEETGLILKIGEWVFDAAFRQIAEWERQGCCPERVSVNVSAWQFAQKGFVSQLLQQLHAVGVSPQRFILELTESALLQDVDVTIRKLKRLREEGFKVSLDDFGTGYSSLAYLKDLPLDELKIDKTFIDELREDGQQPLVESMISIGQHMQLQVVAEGIEQAWQKQRLEKLGCQAYQGYLFARPMPASEFESWAASALCD; this is translated from the coding sequence ATGATCGGACTTGAATCAATACCGCTGTTAGTCCTGCTGTACCTGCTCACCTCAGGTATGTTGCTTTATGCAACAATGCATGCGCTGACTCTGGGCCTGCTCGGGGTGCAACGGGGCGTGATGATCTCGCTGGCTGCTATGGCGCTGGTGATTTCTGTCTATCAGGCTGCCTGTGCATATATCATCAGCAGTGCAGAGATCAATCAGGTCGTTGCCGGGCTGAAGATACAAACCACAGCGATCTACCTGGCCTTTCCCTCTTTTGTCCTGTTTGTCGGTTTATATTCGCGACAGTCACGGGTCACGATCTGGTTTGCTCTGGTATTGCTGGTCAGCACGCTTCTCTGTTATCTCACCCTGAACGAGCCTTATTCACTGCGTTACACCGAGATTACCGGGTTACGCCCGGTCACGACCGCCTGGGGGGAAACCATTTATTCGGTGGAAGGTGCGCACAGTCGCACCGGTCAGGTTGTTCACCTGCTGGGGCTGGGCATGATGATATGGGCGGGTTACCGCTGTTACTGTATCTGGCAACAGCAGCGTATTGCCACCGCCATTCTGTTTGCGATCTATCTGTTATTCCAGTTGTTATCCATCTGGGTCGGCTGGCAGATCGACAAGGGCGATATTCAGGGTGGCTATGTAGCAGGCTTCAGCTTTATGGTGCTGATTGGCCTGATGAGTCTGAGCCTGGCGCTTGATCGGCGCAAAGTCACCGAGTCGATCCTGCGCAAGAAAAACCAGCTTCGTGAAGAGATCAGTCACAGAATTAAGATCGAGAAGTTTCAGGATCGTCTAATTCAGATTATTGATCAGGCTCCGACCTGCATTCAGTTACTGGACCTCTCCGGGCGCGTAGTCAAAGCCAATCAGACCAGCCATCGTTTCTGGGGGCGCGATCTGAGTCAGGATATGAGTATCAACCTGTTTGCGCTCTTAGGCCTGCAGAATGTGGATTTCGATGAGTATTTCAGCGAACTGCAGCCCGGTCAGCAGCGCGAAATCTGTGTACGTAAGTTTGAGCCGGAGGTTGAAGTGCTCGGCCTGGCGTTACCACAGACGAGCTGGATTTTATTTCAGGCGTTTCCGTTGCGGGATAAAGAGGGCCTGATTGGTGAGGTGGTGATCACCAATCAGGATATTACGGCACTGCGTGCTGCTGAAAATGCGATCAAACAGATCTCTCAGGGGGTCAGTAGCAGCTATGATAACCAGTTTTTCAATAATCTGGTGGTCACGCTGGCTGAGCTGTTTGGCGCCCGCTATGCCTTTATTGGCTTACACCCTGAGCTGGAACAGCGTTATGAGGTGATGACCCATTCGGTTTGTGTGGATGGTGAGATCAGCGACAACTTCAGTTACAGCCTGAAAGGCACCCCGTGCGCCGAAGTGGCAGGGCAGTCGACCTGTGTTTACGAGTGTGGCGTGCAGGGTTTATTTCCTGATGATCATCTGTTGCAGGAAATGGGGGTCGAGTCCTACATCGGCTCCCCCGTGACCGATAGTCAGGGCCGGGCGATCGGCATACTGGTGGTGCTCGATACTAAGCCACTGAGGCACAGTAGTCAGGGTCAGGAAATCATGGAAATCTTTGCCGCCAGAGCCGGTGCTGAACTGCAGCGTCTGAATGCTGAGGCAGAGATTCGTAAAATGGCTTACGAAGACTATCTGACCCAGCTACCTAACCGGGCCCTTATGCATGAACGACTCAGTGCCAGTTTGCGCCAGAGTCTGTTAAATAATCAGAATGCAGCCATGGTGCTGTTGGATCTGGATCACTTTAAGGCGATCAATGACAGCCTCGGCCATGATGTGGGTGATGAAGTCATTCGCAGTATCGGTCATCGTTTGCGCCACCGGTTAGACGAAGAGATCTTTCTTGCACGGATGGGCGGCGATGAATTTGTCCTGATCGATAGCCGGCCCACCGGGAATATCCAGCAGCAGGTCGAATCGCTGGCGAAACAGTTGTGTAAGTTGATGGCGCAACCGATTCAGGTAGGTGACAGGTTACTGAATGTCAGTTTCAGTATGGGTATTGTGATCTATCCGCAGCAACTGCCAACGGACACGCCTAATGAGCTGGATCTGCTGCGATATGCTGAAATCGCCCTGTATAAAGCGAAGAGCGGCGGGCGCAATCAGTTTGTTATTTTTGAACCGGTATTGCAGCAGCATGTTGAAAAACGGGCGAAGATCGAACGTGGCTTGCGTCTTGCGCTCAGCGAAAATCATCTGCAGCTCTACTATCAGCCCCAGGTAAATTCGGAAGGTGAACTGATCGGTGCTGAAGCGCTGCTGCGCTGGACCGATCCTGAGTCAGGCCCGGTTTCACCGGCGGTGTTCATTCCGGTAGCGGAGGAGACCGGTCTGATTCTGAAGATCGGCGAGTGGGTCTTTGATGCGGCTTTCAGGCAGATTGCTGAGTGGGAGCGGCAGGGCTGTTGTCCTGAACGGGTTTCCGTGAATGTTTCCGCCTGGCAGTTTGCCCAGAAGGGGTTTGTCAGCCAGTTACTGCAGCAACTGCATGCGGTCGGGGTCAGCCCGCAACGGTTTATTCTGGAGCTGACGGAAAGCGCACTGTTACAGGATGTTGACGTCACCATCCGCAAACTTAAACGCCTGCGTGAGGAAGGGTTTAAGGTCTCGCTGGATGATTTCGGCACCGGATATTCTTCACTGGCTTATCTTAAAGATCTGCCGCTGGATGAGCTTAAGATCGACAAGACCTTCATTGATGAGCTGCGTGAGGACGGGCAGCAGCCGTTGGTTGAGTCGATGATCTCCATCGGCCAGCATATGCAGTTGCAGGTGGTGGCTGAAGGAATCGAGCAGGCATGGCAGAAACAGCGCCTTGAAAAGCTGGGATGTCAGGCTTATCAAGGCTATCTGTTTGCCCGGCCTATGCCGGCCAGTGAATTTGAGAGCTGGGCAGCGTCAGCGTTGTGCGACTAG